The proteins below are encoded in one region of Pseudomonas ekonensis:
- a CDS encoding DMT family transporter translates to MFVLSKKSALAAASTSLFVLLWSSGAIFSKWGLAHASPFAFLLLRFVIALCGLVLLVPLLKLKLPAGGRPMLYALATGVVLLGAYQIFYLLALDRKVTPGVMATVMGVQPILTVAIMERQRSASRLFGLALGLAGLVMVVYQGIGLAGMSWAGMLFGLLALASMTFGSIMQKRITDNPLGTLPVQYLAGLLLCGIFVPFQPFHFERTAGFIVPVLWMGLVVSVLATLLLYRLIARGNLVNVTSLFYLVPAVTAVMDYLIFGNRLAMLSVLGMALIIVGLVFVFRKA, encoded by the coding sequence ATGTTTGTCCTTTCGAAAAAATCCGCGCTCGCGGCGGCGTCCACGAGCCTGTTCGTCCTGCTGTGGAGCAGCGGGGCGATCTTCTCCAAATGGGGCCTGGCCCACGCGTCGCCCTTTGCCTTTCTCCTGCTGCGTTTTGTGATCGCCCTGTGCGGGCTGGTGCTGCTGGTGCCGTTGCTCAAGCTGAAGCTGCCTGCCGGCGGCAGGCCGATGCTGTATGCGCTGGCCACCGGTGTGGTGTTGCTGGGGGCCTATCAGATCTTCTATCTGCTGGCCCTGGACCGCAAAGTCACGCCGGGGGTGATGGCGACTGTCATGGGCGTTCAGCCGATCCTGACGGTGGCGATCATGGAGCGCCAGCGCTCGGCCTCACGGCTGTTCGGCCTGGCGCTGGGGCTGGCGGGGCTGGTGATGGTGGTCTACCAGGGCATCGGCCTGGCCGGAATGTCATGGGCCGGCATGCTGTTCGGCCTGCTGGCGCTGGCGAGCATGACCTTCGGCTCGATCATGCAGAAGCGCATCACCGACAATCCGCTCGGCACGCTGCCGGTGCAGTACCTGGCCGGACTGTTGCTGTGCGGGATCTTCGTGCCGTTCCAGCCGTTCCACTTCGAGCGCACGGCCGGGTTCATCGTGCCGGTGCTGTGGATGGGGCTGGTGGTGTCGGTGCTGGCCACGCTGTTGCTGTACCGGCTGATCGCCCGGGGCAATCTGGTGAACGTCACCAGCCTGTTCTACCTGGTGCCGGCGGTGACGGCGGTGATGGACTACCTGATCTTCGGCAATCGCCTGGCGATGCTGAGCGTGCTGGGGATGGCGCTGATCATCGTCGGCCTGGTGTTCGTGTTCCGTAAGGCCTGA
- a CDS encoding DMT family transporter: protein MSPVDVFRLLSLAAIWGASFLFMRIIAPVIGTVPTAFFRVSIAAAGLLVILGLMRISWDFKGKLKTVMLLGLINSGIPATLYSVAAQVLPAGYSAIFNATTPMMGVLIGGLFFSERLTAAKLGGVFLGLFGVGVLTRAGPVAFDLPLLMGALACLLATTCYGFAGFLARRWLDQAGGLDSRLSALGSMLGATLFLLPLFGYSALTRPPASWGGWNVWLSLLGLGLACTAFAYILYFRLLSSIGPVKSMTVTFMIPPFGVLWGALFLDEPLSLAHLYGGVLIALALWLVLKPAAAKPAEAPAR from the coding sequence GTGAGCCCCGTCGATGTATTCCGGTTACTGTCGTTGGCGGCCATCTGGGGCGCCAGTTTTCTGTTCATGCGCATCATCGCGCCAGTGATCGGCACGGTTCCCACGGCGTTCTTCCGGGTCTCGATCGCCGCCGCCGGGCTGCTGGTGATCCTCGGCCTGATGCGCATCAGCTGGGACTTCAAGGGCAAGCTGAAGACGGTGATGCTGCTGGGCCTGATCAACTCCGGGATCCCGGCCACGCTGTATTCGGTGGCCGCCCAGGTGCTGCCGGCCGGGTACTCGGCGATCTTCAACGCCACCACGCCAATGATGGGCGTGCTGATCGGCGGGCTGTTCTTCAGCGAAAGGCTCACGGCGGCCAAGCTCGGCGGCGTGTTTCTCGGCCTGTTCGGCGTCGGCGTGCTCACCCGCGCAGGCCCGGTGGCGTTCGACCTGCCGCTGCTGATGGGCGCCCTCGCCTGCCTGCTGGCCACCACCTGCTACGGCTTTGCCGGGTTCCTGGCGCGGCGTTGGCTGGACCAGGCCGGCGGGCTCGACAGCCGCCTGTCGGCACTGGGCAGCATGCTCGGCGCCACCTTGTTCCTGCTGCCGCTGTTCGGCTACAGCGCCCTCACCCGGCCGCCGGCGAGCTGGGGCGGCTGGAACGTCTGGCTGTCGCTGCTGGGCCTGGGCCTGGCGTGCACCGCCTTCGCCTACATTCTCTATTTCCGTCTGCTGAGTTCGATCGGCCCGGTCAAATCGATGACCGTGACCTTCATGATTCCGCCGTTCGGCGTGCTGTGGGGGGCGTTGTTCCTGGATGAGCCGCTGTCGTTGGCGCATCTGTATGGCGGGGTGTTGATTGCGCTGGCGTTGTGGCTGGTGCTGAAACCGGCGGCGGCGAAGCCTGCCGAAGCGCCGGCACGCTAG